In one Lolium rigidum isolate FL_2022 chromosome 3, APGP_CSIRO_Lrig_0.1, whole genome shotgun sequence genomic region, the following are encoded:
- the LOC124696099 gene encoding mucin-1-like: MSAAVAASDADHAASPGDDPLAGGGGDSACSTPFVSAPSSPTRDPFSGHHHAACFFSAPASPTRGASSKDFVCGGLDFDFDFSSRFPSPSAAAMSSADELFHNGQIRPVRLSAMLLQPHQPHQASLADDASSPSSQAAAEAGERGRFRSRSVHRKSRSLSPFRAHWRTPSPAPAPESEAVEPAATPPASRSSSSSSTASSASSSSSRGSRRWGFIKDLLHRSKSDGGKDSQHPSAPAPPAFSATPKRSSSPSPATPSASPSPSPAAAVRGRGTGRGRRRSAHERLYEARRAEAEEMRRRTYLPYRQGGLLLFGCIGIGNRSYGTAVHGLARGLNTAAAVSTRS, encoded by the coding sequence ATgtccgccgccgtcgcagcctCAGACGCCGACCATGCCGCCTCCCCCGGCGACGACCCgctcgcgggcggcggcggggacagCGCCTGCTCCACGCCGTTCGTCAGCGCGCCGTCCAGCCCCACCCGGGACCCcttctccggccaccaccacgccGCCTGCTTCTTCAGCGCGCCGGCCAGCCCCACCCGCGGCGCCAGCAGCAAGGACTTCGTCTGCGGCGGCCTCGActtcgacttcgacttctcctccCGCTTCCCGTCGCCCTCGGCCGCGGCCATGTCGTCGGCCGACGAGCTCTTCCACAACGGCCAGATCCGCCCCGTCCGCCTCTCCGCGATGCTGCTCCAGCCACACCAGCCCCACCAGGCTTCGCTCGCCGACGACGCATCCTCGCCATCAtctcaggcggcggcggaggctggcgagcgtggccgcttccggagccGGTCCGTGCACCGAAAGTCCCGCTCGCTCTCCCCGTTCCGCGCCCACTGGAGGACGCCTTCTCCCGCTCCTGCGCCGGAGTCCGAAGCCGTCGAACCGGCCGCGACGCCCCCGGCCTCgcgctcctcgtcgtcatcgtccaccgcttcgtccgcgtcctcctcttcctccagggGCTCCCGCCGGTGGGGCTTCATCAAGGATCTCCTCCACCGGAGCAAGTCCGACGGCGGCAAGGACAGCCAGCACCCTTCCGCTCCGGCTCCCCCAGCTTTCTCCGCAACGCCGAAGAGGAGCTCATCTCCTTCTCCTGCAACTCCTTCTGCATCGCCAtcaccgtcgccggcggcggcggtgaggggGAGAGGGACAGGGAGGGGCAGGCGGAGGTCGGCCCACGAGAGGCTCTACGAGGCGAGGAGGGCCGAGGCGGAAGAGATGCGGCGAAGGACGTACCTGCCGTACCGGCAGGGCGGGTTGCTGCTCTTCGGCTGCATCGGGATCGGCAACCGTAGCTACGGCACCGCCGTCCATGGCCTTGCCCGGGGGCTCAACACCGCCGCCGCTGTCTCCACCAGGTCTTGA